A single Staphylococcus muscae DNA region contains:
- a CDS encoding TIGR01777 family oxidoreductase codes for MTTYLISGGTGLIGQQLINKLSTSKTHHIYILTRTTRHSDNPQITYINWNEESWEQQVPNVDIVINLAGATLSRYWTKGYKQKMMTSRIQSTRALFDLFSTREKVPQVMFNASAIGYYPPSNTAVYTEATQTAPHDFLSEIVYQWERQADHFNQLGTRVIIGRFGLVLSNQGGAWPAMSLPYRFFIGGKLGNGKQPYSWIHIDDLVNAIVYLIHTSDTTEAYNLTAPNPVTQHEFGLKIQQVLKCPHYTRAPQHLLRLLLGKMATLLIDTQYVLPERLTESEFQFQYPHLTQALQALHHDNKHTG; via the coding sequence ATGACAACATATTTAATCAGTGGCGGCACAGGTCTGATTGGGCAACAATTGATCAACAAACTCTCAACTTCAAAAACGCATCATATTTATATTTTGACACGTACAACGCGTCATTCAGACAATCCACAAATCACATATATTAATTGGAATGAAGAAAGCTGGGAACAACAAGTCCCCAATGTTGATATCGTAATCAACTTAGCTGGGGCAACACTCAGTCGATATTGGACGAAAGGCTATAAACAGAAAATGATGACAAGTCGTATTCAATCGACACGTGCATTGTTTGATCTGTTCAGTACACGGGAAAAGGTTCCTCAAGTAATGTTCAATGCGAGTGCCATTGGTTACTATCCCCCTTCAAATACAGCGGTCTATACTGAAGCAACCCAGACTGCTCCCCATGACTTTTTATCAGAAATTGTTTACCAATGGGAACGACAAGCTGATCACTTTAATCAATTAGGCACGCGCGTCATTATCGGACGTTTTGGATTGGTTCTTTCCAATCAAGGTGGCGCATGGCCGGCTATGTCTTTACCTTATCGCTTTTTCATCGGTGGTAAGTTAGGAAATGGAAAACAACCCTATTCATGGATACACATTGATGATCTCGTGAATGCGATTGTCTATTTGATTCATACATCTGATACAACAGAGGCATACAACTTAACAGCACCAAATCCAGTCACACAACATGAATTCGGGCTCAAAATACAACAAGTGTTGAAATGCCCCCATTATACACGTGCTCCACAACATCTCTTACGTCTATTATTAGGTAAAATGGCTACTTTACTCATTGATACGCAATACGTCCTGCCTGAACGGCTAACAGAGTCAGAATTTCAATTTCAATATCCACATTTAACACAAGCTTTACAGGCACTTCATCACGATAATAAGCATACGGGTTAA
- a CDS encoding DUF4887 domain-containing protein: protein MAAPQRSNQGPRYRDDGKGTSKKKLAGCLSIAVVLFLIGSLVFSVFAFVDQSQKSDQRLKDKQMEEQKEKRKAEEKKKKELKEKQKMEAEQRAAEERALIEQQQREAALARERAAAQQRSQYQKAQPKKEKPKEDEDKEKEEEKSEEAPKEEKTEAKPKASQPSQPAQTENKPQQTAPQQTAPQQQNQPKSQAQPSTQQAQQSTQTQSKQSTNNNTSQ, encoded by the coding sequence ATGGCAGCACCACAACGGAGTAATCAAGGGCCGAGATATAGAGATGATGGCAAAGGGACAAGTAAGAAAAAGTTAGCGGGATGTTTGAGCATTGCAGTTGTTTTGTTTTTAATTGGTAGCTTAGTTTTTTCAGTTTTTGCATTTGTCGATCAATCACAAAAGTCAGACCAACGATTAAAAGATAAGCAAATGGAAGAGCAGAAGGAAAAACGTAAAGCAGAAGAAAAAAAGAAAAAAGAATTAAAAGAAAAGCAGAAAATGGAAGCAGAACAACGAGCGGCTGAAGAACGTGCACTGATTGAACAACAGCAGAGAGAAGCAGCACTTGCGAGAGAACGTGCGGCGGCACAACAGCGTAGTCAATATCAGAAGGCACAACCGAAAAAAGAAAAACCTAAAGAAGATGAAGATAAAGAGAAGGAAGAAGAAAAATCAGAAGAAGCACCAAAAGAAGAAAAAACTGAAGCTAAACCGAAAGCATCACAACCTTCTCAACCAGCACAAACAGAGAACAAGCCACAACAAACAGCACCACAACAAACGGCACCGCAACAACAAAACCAACCTAAGTCACAAGCACAACCTAGTACGCAACAAGCACAACAATCAACGCAAACACAATCGAAACAATCAACGAATAATAATACGTCACAATAG
- a CDS encoding sugar-binding transcriptional regulator translates to MKRMIQVQQKIVPDLIDKMYRRFSILTAIQKYQPVGRRTLSEILNITERVLRSETDLLKLQDLILVKPTGMTITSEGVDVMYQLKEYFSHYSDEHHLAKFIRDYFNISEVHVIPGNSDTDLNVKVELGRITGQLLEKQLFDEAIVSVTGGSTMASVSNAMSELPFNVLFVPARGGLGENVVFQANTICSTMAQRTGGHYTTLYVPDQVSEQTYQNLMHEPSVVNTLNRIRQSQFIIHGIGDALKMANRRQSSSEVIRKLQHHNAVGEAFGYYFNQQGEIIHKVKTIGLQLEEVQSKEHIFAVAGGNSKGNAIKAYLEIAPKNTILVTDEAAAKIITQDLLKQ, encoded by the coding sequence TTGAAACGTATGATTCAAGTGCAACAAAAAATTGTGCCTGACTTGATAGATAAAATGTATCGACGGTTTTCAATTTTGACAGCAATACAGAAATATCAACCGGTTGGTCGACGTACTTTGAGTGAGATTCTTAATATAACTGAACGAGTACTAAGATCAGAGACGGACTTGCTGAAACTTCAAGATCTCATTTTGGTAAAACCAACGGGTATGACGATCACATCTGAAGGTGTTGATGTGATGTATCAGTTAAAAGAATATTTTTCACATTATTCTGATGAACATCACTTAGCCAAATTCATCCGAGATTATTTCAATATTAGTGAAGTCCACGTCATTCCTGGTAATAGTGATACAGATTTAAATGTCAAAGTTGAGTTGGGTCGTATTACAGGACAGTTGCTAGAGAAGCAGTTGTTTGATGAAGCAATTGTGTCAGTGACTGGAGGCTCCACAATGGCATCGGTAAGTAATGCGATGTCAGAACTACCGTTCAACGTACTCTTTGTACCTGCACGCGGTGGACTTGGAGAGAATGTTGTTTTTCAAGCAAATACGATTTGTTCAACAATGGCACAACGTACGGGCGGACATTACACAACACTTTACGTCCCGGATCAAGTGAGCGAACAAACGTATCAAAACTTAATGCATGAACCATCTGTTGTAAACACATTGAATAGAATTCGACAATCGCAATTTATTATACACGGCATAGGTGATGCGCTGAAAATGGCGAATCGTAGACAATCATCATCAGAAGTCATTAGAAAACTTCAACATCATAATGCCGTTGGTGAAGCTTTTGGTTATTATTTTAACCAGCAAGGCGAAATTATTCACAAGGTTAAAACGATTGGGCTTCAATTAGAAGAAGTGCAATCAAAAGAACACATTTTTGCTGTGGCTGGCGGGAATTCTAAAGGGAATGCAATTAAAGCATATTTAGAGATTGCGCCGAAGAACACCATACTTGTCACTGACGAGGCAGCAGCAAAAATTATTACGCAAGACTTATTAAAACAATAA
- the gap gene encoding type I glyceraldehyde-3-phosphate dehydrogenase, whose translation MAVKVAINGFGRIGRLAFRRIQDVENIEVVAVNDLTDDDMLAHLLKYDTMQGRFTEEVEVIDGGFRVNGKEVKSFSEPEPSKLPWADLGVDVVLECTGFFTSKEKAEAHIEAGAKKVLISAPGTGDLKTIVYNVNHELLDGSETVVSGASCTTNSLAPVAKTLQDSFGIVEGLMTTIHAYTGDQNTQDSPHRKGDKRRARAAAENIIPNSTGAAKAIGLVIPEIAGKLDGGAQRVPVATGSLTELTVVLEKEVTVDEVNQAMKNATNESFGYTEDEIVSSDVVGMTFGALFDATQTRVMTVGNRQLVKVASWYDNEMSYTAQLVRTLEYLADHAK comes from the coding sequence ATGGCAGTAAAAGTAGCAATTAACGGATTTGGTAGAATTGGACGTTTAGCATTTAGAAGAATTCAAGATGTTGAAAATATCGAAGTTGTAGCAGTAAACGACTTAACAGATGACGACATGCTTGCACACTTATTAAAATACGACACAATGCAAGGACGTTTTACTGAAGAAGTAGAAGTAATCGACGGTGGATTCCGTGTGAATGGTAAAGAAGTAAAATCATTCTCTGAACCAGAACCATCAAAATTACCTTGGGCTGACTTAGGTGTAGATGTTGTACTTGAATGTACAGGTTTCTTCACTTCAAAAGAAAAAGCTGAAGCACACATCGAAGCAGGTGCGAAAAAAGTATTAATCTCAGCACCAGGTACTGGCGACTTGAAAACAATCGTATACAACGTTAACCACGAATTATTAGATGGTTCAGAAACAGTTGTTTCAGGTGCATCATGTACGACTAACTCATTAGCACCAGTTGCAAAAACTTTACAAGATTCATTCGGTATCGTTGAAGGTCTTATGACTACAATTCACGCATACACTGGTGACCAAAATACTCAAGATTCACCACACCGTAAAGGCGACAAACGTCGTGCACGTGCAGCAGCAGAAAACATCATCCCTAACTCAACAGGTGCTGCAAAAGCAATCGGTCTTGTTATTCCAGAAATCGCTGGCAAATTAGACGGTGGCGCTCAACGTGTACCAGTTGCAACAGGTTCATTAACTGAATTAACAGTTGTTCTTGAAAAAGAAGTAACAGTAGACGAAGTAAACCAAGCAATGAAAAACGCTACAAACGAATCATTCGGTTACACTGAAGATGAAATCGTATCATCTGACGTAGTAGGTATGACATTCGGTGCATTATTCGATGCAACTCAAACACGTGTTATGACTGTTGGTAACCGTCAACTAGTTAAAGTAGCATCATGGTACGATAACGAAATGTCTTACACTGCACAATTAGTTCGTACTTTAGAATATTTAGCAGACCACGCAAAATAA
- a CDS encoding phosphoglycerate kinase, with amino-acid sequence MTKKDVTDVALKGKVVLVRADFNVPMKDGEITNDNRIVQALPTLQYILEQGGKVVVFSHLGKVKEESDKEKLSLAPVAKRLSEKLDKEVTFIPETRGEKLETAIEALNEGDVLMFENTRFEDVDGKKESKNDPELGKYWASLGDVFVNDAFGTAHREHASNVGISTHLETVAGFLMEKEIKFIGGVVENPDKPVVAILGGAKVSDKIGVIENLLNIADKVLIGGGMAYTFLKAQGKEIGLSLLEADRIDFAKDLLERAGDQIVLPVDGKVAKEFSNDAEITTVSMDEIPADQESLDVGPETVELFKKQLEGAKTVVWNGPMGVFEFSNFAQGTIGVCEAIAELKDATTIIGGGDSAAAAMQLGFEEDFTHISTGGGASLEYLEGKELPGIKAIANK; translated from the coding sequence ATGACAAAGAAAGATGTAACTGATGTAGCCTTAAAAGGGAAAGTAGTACTTGTTCGTGCAGACTTTAACGTACCGATGAAAGATGGCGAAATTACAAACGATAACCGAATTGTTCAAGCGTTGCCAACATTGCAATATATTCTTGAACAAGGTGGAAAAGTCGTTGTATTTTCACACTTAGGTAAAGTAAAAGAAGAAAGTGACAAAGAAAAGTTATCTTTAGCACCTGTTGCAAAACGTTTGTCTGAAAAATTAGACAAAGAAGTAACTTTCATCCCTGAAACACGTGGCGAAAAATTAGAAACAGCCATTGAAGCGCTAAACGAAGGCGACGTATTAATGTTTGAAAATACACGCTTTGAAGATGTAGACGGTAAGAAAGAATCAAAAAATGATCCTGAACTTGGTAAATATTGGGCGTCATTAGGCGATGTGTTTGTTAACGATGCATTTGGTACAGCACATCGTGAACACGCATCAAACGTGGGTATTTCAACACATCTTGAAACAGTAGCTGGTTTCTTAATGGAAAAAGAAATCAAATTCATCGGTGGTGTTGTAGAAAACCCAGACAAGCCAGTTGTCGCAATCTTGGGTGGTGCAAAAGTATCAGACAAAATTGGTGTCATCGAAAACTTACTGAATATTGCCGACAAAGTATTAATTGGTGGCGGTATGGCGTACACATTCTTAAAAGCACAAGGCAAAGAAATCGGTCTTTCATTGTTAGAAGCAGACAGAATTGACTTTGCGAAAGATTTACTTGAACGTGCTGGCGATCAAATTGTCTTACCAGTTGATGGTAAAGTAGCGAAAGAATTCTCAAACGATGCAGAGATTACAACAGTTTCAATGGATGAAATTCCAGCAGACCAAGAATCTCTTGATGTCGGTCCTGAAACAGTTGAATTGTTCAAAAAACAACTTGAAGGTGCAAAGACAGTTGTTTGGAATGGCCCAATGGGTGTATTCGAATTCAGTAACTTCGCACAAGGCACAATCGGTGTATGCGAAGCGATTGCTGAATTGAAAGATGCAACAACTATTATCGGTGGTGGCGATTCAGCTGCTGCTGCAATGCAATTAGGCTTTGAAGAAGACTTTACACATATTTCAACTGGTGGCGGTGCTTCACTTGAATATTTAGAAGGTAAAGAATTACCTGGTATCAAAGCCATTGCAAATAAATAA
- the tpiA gene encoding triose-phosphate isomerase — MRKPIIAGNWKMNKTVQEAKDFVNALPALPDTNEVEAVICAPTIQLDALVTLTKEGVAPGLKIGAQNAYFEESGAFTGETSPVALADLGVSYVVIGHSERRDLFHETDEEINKKAHALFKHGMTPIICVGETDEEREQGKANAVVEGQVEKALAGLSEEQVKELVIAYEPIWAIGTGKSSTAKDANEMCAAVRSTVAKLTNDEVAQAVRIQYGGSVKPNNIKEYMAETDIDGALVGGASLKVEDYVQLLEGAK; from the coding sequence GTGAGAAAACCAATTATTGCAGGTAACTGGAAAATGAACAAAACAGTGCAAGAAGCAAAAGACTTTGTTAATGCGCTCCCAGCACTTCCAGATACAAATGAAGTAGAAGCGGTAATCTGTGCACCAACGATTCAGTTAGATGCATTAGTGACATTAACAAAAGAAGGCGTTGCACCTGGTTTGAAAATCGGTGCACAAAATGCATACTTTGAAGAAAGTGGTGCGTTCACAGGCGAAACATCACCTGTCGCTTTAGCTGACTTAGGTGTAAGCTACGTTGTAATCGGACACTCAGAGCGCCGTGACTTATTCCACGAGACAGACGAAGAAATTAACAAAAAAGCACATGCGTTATTCAAACACGGTATGACACCAATTATTTGTGTTGGTGAAACAGACGAAGAACGTGAACAAGGTAAAGCAAACGCTGTTGTTGAAGGACAAGTAGAAAAAGCTTTAGCTGGTTTATCAGAAGAACAAGTAAAAGAACTTGTCATTGCTTATGAACCAATTTGGGCGATCGGTACTGGTAAATCTTCAACAGCTAAAGATGCAAATGAAATGTGTGCAGCAGTTCGTTCAACAGTTGCGAAGTTAACAAATGATGAAGTAGCACAAGCTGTTCGTATTCAATATGGTGGAAGTGTTAAACCAAACAACATCAAAGAATACATGGCAGAAACAGATATCGATGGTGCATTAGTCGGTGGTGCTTCATTAAAAGTTGAAGACTATGTTCAATTGTTAGAAGGTGCAAAATAA
- the gpmI gene encoding 2,3-bisphosphoglycerate-independent phosphoglycerate mutase, whose amino-acid sequence MAKQPTALIILDGFANREEEHGNAVKLAHKPNFDRYAAKYPTTQIEASGLDVGLPEGQMGNSEVGHMNIGAGRIVYQSLTRINKSIADGDFFDNGVLNDAIDHAKNHEAALHIFGLLSDGGVHSHYKHLFAILELAKRKGLDKVYVHAFLDGRDVDQKSALTYIDETEAQFKELGVGQFASVSGRYYSMDRDKRWERELKAYDAIRGFSETQYATAREGVEANYAEGLTDEFVEPFVVSGQNEGVNDGDAVIFYNFRPDRAAQLSEVFTNKAFDGFPVEQVNDLYYATFTKYNDDVDAHIVFEKVDLKNTIGEVAQDHGLTQLRIAETEKYPHVTYFMSGGQNEEFKGERRRLIASPKVATYDLKPEMSAYEVRDALLEELDKGDLDLIILNFANPDMVGHSGMLEPTIKAIEAVDECLGAVVDKIIDMNGTAIITADHGNSDEVLTDDDQPMTTHTTNPVPVIVTKEGVSLRPTGRLGDLAPTLIDLLGVTQPADMTGETLIQH is encoded by the coding sequence ATGGCGAAACAACCGACAGCCCTTATTATTTTAGACGGTTTTGCAAATAGAGAAGAAGAACACGGGAATGCAGTTAAGCTAGCGCATAAACCGAACTTTGATCGTTATGCTGCAAAATATCCAACGACACAAATTGAAGCAAGTGGATTAGACGTTGGTCTTCCTGAAGGTCAAATGGGTAACTCTGAGGTTGGTCATATGAATATTGGTGCTGGCCGTATTGTGTACCAAAGTTTGACACGTATTAACAAGTCTATTGCAGACGGTGATTTCTTTGACAATGGTGTTTTAAACGATGCGATTGATCATGCGAAAAATCACGAAGCAGCATTGCACATCTTCGGTCTTTTATCAGACGGTGGTGTTCATAGTCACTATAAACACCTTTTTGCAATTTTAGAATTAGCAAAACGCAAAGGTCTTGATAAAGTATACGTACATGCCTTTTTAGATGGTCGTGACGTCGATCAAAAGTCAGCATTAACGTACATTGATGAAACAGAAGCGCAATTCAAAGAACTAGGTGTAGGTCAGTTTGCTTCAGTATCAGGCCGTTATTATTCAATGGACCGTGATAAACGTTGGGAACGTGAATTGAAGGCATACGATGCAATCAGAGGTTTCAGTGAGACGCAATATGCAACAGCTCGTGAAGGTGTGGAAGCGAACTACGCTGAAGGTTTAACAGACGAATTTGTTGAGCCATTCGTTGTATCAGGTCAAAATGAAGGCGTTAATGATGGTGATGCTGTTATTTTCTACAACTTCCGACCTGATAGAGCAGCACAGCTTTCAGAAGTGTTCACAAACAAAGCGTTTGATGGTTTCCCAGTGGAACAAGTGAATGACCTTTACTATGCAACGTTCACTAAATACAATGATGATGTTGATGCACATATTGTATTTGAAAAAGTGGATTTGAAAAATACAATTGGTGAAGTTGCACAAGATCATGGTTTAACACAATTGCGTATTGCAGAAACAGAAAAATACCCACATGTTACTTACTTTATGAGTGGTGGTCAAAACGAAGAGTTCAAAGGTGAACGTCGTCGCTTAATCGCATCACCAAAAGTAGCCACATATGACCTTAAACCAGAAATGAGTGCGTATGAAGTACGTGATGCATTGTTAGAAGAGTTGGATAAGGGAGACTTAGACTTAATTATCCTTAACTTTGCAAACCCAGACATGGTGGGTCACAGTGGTATGTTAGAACCGACAATCAAAGCAATTGAAGCAGTAGATGAATGTTTAGGTGCTGTTGTTGATAAGATTATCGATATGAATGGTACAGCGATTATTACAGCTGATCACGGTAACTCTGATGAAGTGTTAACAGACGACGATCAACCAATGACAACACATACAACAAACCCAGTCCCTGTTATTGTAACGAAAGAAGGTGTGTCACTACGCCCAACAGGTCGTCTCGGTGACTTAGCACCGACGTTAATTGATTTACTCGGTGTGACACAACCTGCAGATATGACAGGTGAAACATTGATTCAGCACTAA
- the eno gene encoding surface-displayed alpha-enolase, with the protein MPIITDVYAREVLDSRGNPTVEVEVLTDSGAFGRALVPSGASTGEHEAVELRDGDKSRYLGKGVEKAVENVNEIIAPELIEGEFEVLDQNSIDKMMIQLDGTANKGKLGANAILGVSIAVAHAAADFLGQPLYKYLGGFNATVLPTPMMNIVNGGSHSDAPIAFQEFMILPVGASTFKEALRIGAEVFHALAKILKSRGLVTAVGDEGGFAPKFEGTEDGVETILEAIKAAGYEPGKDVFLGFDCASSEFYEDGVYDYTKFEGEKGAKRTAAEQVDYLEELVNKYPIISIEDGMDENDWEGWKLLTERIGDRVQLVGDDLFVTNTEILQRGIENKIGNSILIKVNQIGTLTETFEAIEMAQKAGYTAVVSHRSGETEDTTIADIAVATNAGQIKTGSLSRTDRIAKYNQLLRIEDELYETGKYEGIKSFYNLDK; encoded by the coding sequence ATGCCAATTATTACAGATGTTTACGCTCGCGAAGTCCTAGACTCACGTGGTAACCCAACAGTAGAGGTAGAAGTATTAACAGATAGTGGTGCATTCGGTCGTGCCTTAGTACCATCAGGTGCATCAACAGGTGAACACGAAGCAGTAGAATTACGCGATGGCGACAAATCACGCTATCTTGGTAAAGGTGTAGAAAAAGCTGTTGAAAATGTCAACGAAATTATTGCACCTGAATTAATCGAAGGTGAATTTGAAGTATTAGATCAAAATTCAATTGACAAAATGATGATCCAATTAGACGGTACTGCAAACAAAGGTAAATTAGGTGCCAACGCTATTCTTGGTGTATCAATCGCTGTTGCACATGCAGCTGCTGACTTCTTAGGTCAACCTTTATACAAATATTTAGGTGGATTCAACGCAACTGTATTACCAACACCTATGATGAATATCGTAAACGGTGGTTCTCACTCAGATGCGCCAATCGCATTCCAAGAGTTCATGATCTTACCAGTTGGTGCGTCAACATTCAAAGAAGCATTACGTATCGGTGCAGAAGTATTCCACGCATTAGCAAAAATCTTAAAATCACGTGGACTTGTAACTGCGGTAGGTGATGAAGGTGGATTCGCACCTAAATTTGAAGGTACAGAAGACGGTGTTGAAACAATTCTTGAAGCAATCAAAGCAGCTGGTTACGAACCAGGTAAAGATGTATTCTTAGGTTTTGACTGTGCATCATCAGAATTCTACGAAGACGGTGTATATGATTACACGAAATTCGAAGGTGAAAAAGGTGCGAAACGTACAGCAGCAGAACAAGTTGACTACTTAGAAGAGTTAGTAAACAAATACCCAATCATCTCTATCGAAGACGGTATGGATGAAAATGACTGGGAAGGTTGGAAATTATTAACTGAACGCATCGGTGACCGTGTTCAATTAGTAGGTGACGACTTATTCGTAACAAACACTGAAATTTTACAAAGAGGTATCGAAAACAAAATTGGTAACTCAATCTTAATCAAAGTGAACCAAATCGGTACTTTAACTGAAACTTTCGAAGCAATCGAAATGGCTCAAAAAGCTGGTTACACTGCAGTTGTATCACACCGTTCAGGTGAAACAGAAGATACAACAATTGCTGATATCGCTGTTGCGACAAATGCAGGTCAAATCAAAACTGGTTCATTATCACGTACAGACCGTATTGCAAAATACAATCAATTATTACGTATTGAAGATGAATTATATGAAACAGGAAAATATGAAGGTATTAAATCTTTCTACAACTTAGATAAATAA
- a CDS encoding aspartate aminotransferase family protein — protein sequence MITGDKVKKVIECDKKYFAKAGRIPYYPLVIESAHGATLTDVNGKQYIDLLSSASSQNVGHTPKKVVEAIQRQAEKMVHYTPAYMHHEPLSKLAERLCRLSPGDFDKKVLFGLTGSDAVDGMIKFARGYTGRPYVISFTNAYHGSTYGSITASAISLNMRRKIGPLLPGFFHIPYPDAYRGMYGAVTPSTVEEYLAPLKEMFETFVPPEEVACILIETFQGDGGLLEPIQGYFEALADICRAHGILLAIDDIQQGFGRTGKFSSVEHFDIEADLIAYGKSIAGGMPMSAIVGRSEVMDGLDAPAHLFTTGANPVCCEAAIATLDILEDENLIDETARKGQLVKHRMQQWLSKYQCVGDVRGEGLSIGIDIVSDKINKTKDAEAALKICNACFEQGVVIIAIAGSVLRFQPPLVITDEALDQALTVIESVIDALEKGALDNYQVEGQGW from the coding sequence ATGATAACGGGAGATAAAGTGAAGAAGGTTATAGAATGTGACAAAAAGTATTTTGCAAAAGCAGGTCGAATACCATACTATCCGCTCGTCATCGAGTCAGCGCATGGTGCAACATTAACGGATGTGAATGGTAAGCAATATATTGATTTATTATCAAGCGCGAGTTCACAAAATGTAGGACATACACCCAAAAAGGTCGTTGAAGCGATTCAGAGACAGGCTGAGAAAATGGTGCACTATACACCTGCATACATGCACCATGAACCGCTCTCTAAGTTAGCGGAACGACTTTGTCGATTATCACCGGGGGATTTCGATAAAAAAGTGTTGTTTGGTTTAACGGGATCAGATGCAGTTGACGGAATGATCAAGTTTGCACGAGGTTATACGGGTAGGCCATATGTGATTAGTTTTACAAATGCGTATCATGGTTCGACATATGGTTCGATTACTGCATCAGCGATTTCGTTAAATATGAGACGTAAAATAGGGCCATTACTACCAGGTTTTTTCCATATTCCGTATCCAGATGCTTATCGTGGTATGTATGGGGCGGTAACACCGAGTACTGTTGAAGAATACTTAGCACCGTTGAAAGAAATGTTTGAAACATTTGTACCGCCAGAAGAAGTGGCGTGTATTTTGATTGAGACTTTTCAAGGGGATGGTGGGCTATTAGAACCGATACAAGGTTATTTTGAAGCATTGGCTGACATATGTCGAGCACATGGTATTTTGTTGGCAATTGATGATATTCAACAAGGCTTTGGCCGAACAGGTAAGTTCAGTTCGGTCGAACATTTTGATATCGAAGCGGATTTAATTGCATATGGTAAGTCAATTGCGGGTGGTATGCCAATGTCAGCTATTGTCGGTCGTAGTGAAGTGATGGATGGACTTGATGCACCTGCGCATCTATTTACAACAGGAGCCAATCCAGTATGTTGTGAAGCAGCGATTGCTACGCTAGATATTTTGGAAGATGAGAATCTTATCGATGAAACAGCGAGAAAGGGGCAATTGGTTAAACATCGTATGCAGCAATGGTTATCGAAATATCAATGTGTCGGTGATGTGAGAGGAGAAGGTTTGTCGATTGGTATTGATATTGTATCGGATAAGATCAATAAGACGAAAGATGCGGAAGCTGCGTTAAAAATATGCAACGCTTGTTTTGAACAAGGTGTCGTTATTATTGCGATTGCAGGTAGCGTCCTGAGATTTCAGCCGCCACTTGTGATTACAGATGAAGCATTGGATCAGGCATTAACTGTTATAGAGTCAGTAATTGACGCATTAGAAAAGGGAGCACTTGATAATTATCAAGTAGAAGGACAAGGGTGGTAA